The following are encoded in a window of Arthrobacter woluwensis genomic DNA:
- a CDS encoding urease accessory protein UreD, which translates to MTVTAVSQGAAGAHVASGAGPAEPTGELRLRLEARNGRSVVTGQFHSGALRMLRPLYPGAGARPAAQRTTEEDGQVLVTAINPGGGYLGGDRYVLGAELGADTSLLLTTQSATKVYRTPQGPARSSQQFRLEAGARLESVPDALIAYQAASYHQDTEVWMHPTASLALAETVTHGWAPDGTSFRFDEVSLRTRVHVGGRLAVSDNLLLRPDQGGTARLMLGGHSHLATLLVVDPRAEDDAVQRLREELGVLLQPASSGALLGITRLAVPGFVLRALTGSTQSAEAVLHRALDWMRREWHGQPPVDLRKY; encoded by the coding sequence GTGACCGTGACCGCCGTGTCTCAGGGGGCGGCCGGGGCTCACGTGGCTTCCGGTGCCGGCCCGGCGGAGCCCACAGGCGAGCTGCGTCTCCGGCTCGAGGCCCGAAACGGCCGCTCCGTGGTGACCGGGCAGTTCCACTCCGGCGCGCTCCGGATGCTCCGGCCGCTCTATCCGGGGGCTGGGGCCCGGCCCGCCGCTCAAAGGACCACTGAGGAGGACGGGCAGGTCCTGGTCACCGCCATCAATCCGGGCGGGGGCTATCTGGGCGGGGACCGGTACGTGCTCGGCGCGGAGCTGGGCGCGGACACGTCGCTCCTTCTGACCACGCAGTCGGCCACCAAGGTCTACCGCACGCCCCAGGGTCCCGCCCGGTCGAGCCAGCAGTTCCGCCTGGAGGCCGGTGCGCGCCTCGAATCCGTCCCGGACGCGCTGATCGCCTATCAGGCCGCCAGCTACCACCAGGACACCGAGGTGTGGATGCATCCGACGGCGTCGCTCGCCCTCGCGGAGACCGTCACGCACGGCTGGGCGCCCGACGGCACCTCGTTCCGCTTCGACGAGGTGTCCCTGCGCACCCGCGTGCACGTGGGCGGCCGGCTCGCGGTCTCCGACAACCTCCTGCTGCGCCCGGACCAGGGCGGCACGGCCCGTCTCATGCTCGGCGGGCACTCGCACCTCGCCACGCTGCTCGTGGTCGACCCCCGTGCGGAGGACGACGCCGTGCAGCGGCTCCGTGAGGAGCTCGGCGTCCTGCTCCAGCCGGCGTCGTCGGGTGCGCTGCTGGGGATCACCCGCTTGGCCGTGCCGGGTTTCGTCCTGCGAGCCCTGACCGGCAGCACCCAGTCCGCGGAGGCCGTCCTTCACCGGGCGCTGGACTGGATGCGCCGCGAATGGCACGGGCAGCCGCCCGTCGACCTGCGCAAATACTGA
- a CDS encoding HoxN/HupN/NixA family nickel/cobalt transporter: MRHKTLRAAAVVLVLHLLAGAFLLAAAGPQSGTALGLCAVAYLAGVKHSYDWDHIAAIDNSSRRFAAQGRYHTGVGLAFSLGHCTVVVLACALVVLGVGSMQQLFAEGSTANVVLSCTGAAVSGFFLLTLGLFNSGAFFGTARTARLLREGHPVSTQDLEPRGLAARLVAAPLKAVQAPRHLYAVGFLFGLGFDTATTVGLLVTSASAVLAGVPAVALLAMPFAFSAAMTLFDTANGAAMMTLYRNALAQPLQRLRFNLVVTGMSAVSALFVATITLGALFRELLGLEDPVTGFLASIDLGDAGLLLVASFLVVWAVAALARRVRRPSVG, from the coding sequence ATGCGACACAAGACCCTCCGGGCCGCAGCCGTGGTCCTCGTCCTGCACCTCCTGGCCGGGGCGTTCCTGCTCGCCGCCGCCGGGCCTCAGTCCGGCACCGCGCTGGGCCTGTGCGCGGTGGCGTACCTGGCCGGTGTGAAGCACTCCTACGATTGGGACCACATCGCGGCCATCGACAATTCCAGCCGCCGGTTCGCTGCGCAGGGCAGGTATCACACCGGTGTCGGCCTGGCGTTCAGCCTGGGGCATTGCACCGTGGTGGTCCTGGCCTGCGCGCTCGTGGTGCTGGGGGTGGGGTCCATGCAGCAGCTCTTCGCCGAAGGCAGCACGGCGAACGTGGTGCTGTCCTGCACGGGGGCGGCCGTGTCCGGCTTCTTCCTCCTCACGCTCGGCCTCTTCAATTCGGGCGCGTTCTTCGGCACAGCCCGGACGGCACGGCTGCTGCGGGAGGGGCATCCGGTCAGCACGCAGGATCTTGAACCGCGCGGCCTGGCGGCGCGTCTGGTGGCCGCGCCGCTGAAGGCCGTGCAGGCCCCACGCCATCTGTACGCGGTCGGGTTCCTGTTCGGTCTCGGCTTCGACACCGCGACCACGGTCGGCCTGCTCGTGACCTCCGCGTCGGCGGTCCTGGCCGGGGTGCCCGCCGTCGCGCTGCTGGCCATGCCGTTCGCGTTCTCTGCTGCGATGACCCTCTTCGACACGGCCAATGGCGCGGCGATGATGACGCTCTACCGGAACGCGCTCGCCCAGCCCCTGCAGCGGCTCCGCTTCAACCTGGTGGTGACCGGGATGTCCGCCGTGTCGGCCCTGTTCGTCGCCACCATCACGCTCGGGGCGCTGTTCCGGGAGCTGCTCGGGCTGGAGGATCCGGTCACCGGGTTCCTGGCCTCGATCGATCTGGGCGACGCCGGCCTGCTCCTGGTCGCGTCCTTCCTCGTGGTCTGGGCCGTCGCGGCCCTGGCACGCCGGGTGCGACGCCCGTCCGTGGGCTGA
- a CDS encoding YitT family protein: MSILQVRRPQDVPPTRPDSPVAPTDATPSATPESTRHGLAEDLLGLITGTFIASLGLYLLHSSGTVTGGTAGLSLLLSYAVGAPFGVVFLIVNAPFFALAAWKKGWNFTLRTIVCALAVSALTSLHPLALGEIHLNPVYGALAGNLLSGVGLLILFRHKASLGGFNILALLIQERIGWRAGYVLMVADILVILGALTVVPWNLVLLSAAGAIVLNIILAFNHRPGRYTGM, encoded by the coding sequence ATGAGCATCTTGCAGGTCCGTCGTCCGCAGGACGTCCCCCCGACTCGTCCGGACTCCCCCGTCGCTCCCACCGACGCGACCCCCTCCGCCACCCCGGAGAGCACCCGGCACGGGCTGGCGGAAGACCTGCTCGGGCTCATCACGGGAACCTTCATCGCCTCCCTCGGCCTGTACCTTCTGCACAGCAGCGGGACGGTGACCGGAGGGACGGCGGGGCTGTCGCTCCTGCTCAGCTACGCGGTCGGCGCCCCGTTCGGCGTGGTCTTCCTCATCGTGAACGCCCCCTTCTTCGCCCTGGCGGCCTGGAAGAAGGGCTGGAACTTCACCCTGCGCACCATCGTGTGCGCCCTCGCTGTCTCCGCGCTGACCTCTCTGCACCCCCTGGCCCTCGGCGAGATCCACCTGAATCCCGTCTACGGCGCACTGGCCGGCAATCTGCTCTCCGGCGTCGGGCTGCTGATCCTGTTCCGGCACAAGGCCAGCCTCGGCGGATTCAACATCCTGGCGCTGCTCATCCAGGAGCGCATCGGCTGGCGGGCCGGCTACGTGCTCATGGTGGCCGACATTCTCGTGATCCTCGGCGCCCTCACCGTGGTCCCCTGGAACCTGGTGCTGCTCTCGGCGGCCGGGGCGATCGTCCTGAACATCATCCTGGCGTTCAACCACCGCCCGGGACGTTACACCGGCATGTAG
- a CDS encoding Lrp/AsnC family transcriptional regulator: MNDPHGLDALDARILLALDEEPGASVLRLAHLVGVSRNTVHARLQRMNRQGLLLGFTQRVPPSALGYGLVAFVSLAIAQADSATAVRSVQEIPEVVEIHKTTGDADFLVKVVARDTSDLNRVTQAMVAVPGVVRSSTAVSLEETMPFRTRALLERRAAQDGAAQG; the protein is encoded by the coding sequence ATGAATGACCCCCATGGCCTGGACGCGCTCGACGCCCGTATCCTGCTCGCCCTGGACGAGGAGCCGGGTGCTTCCGTGCTGCGCCTCGCCCACCTCGTGGGCGTCTCGCGGAACACCGTGCACGCCAGGCTGCAGCGGATGAACCGTCAGGGGCTCCTGCTCGGCTTCACCCAGCGGGTGCCGCCGTCCGCCCTCGGCTACGGTCTGGTCGCCTTCGTCTCTCTGGCGATCGCTCAGGCGGACAGCGCGACGGCGGTGCGGAGCGTCCAGGAGATCCCCGAGGTGGTGGAGATCCACAAGACGACCGGCGACGCGGACTTCCTGGTCAAGGTGGTGGCACGGGACACCTCGGATCTGAACCGGGTCACGCAGGCGATGGTCGCGGTGCCGGGAGTGGTCCGGTCGAGCACGGCGGTGTCTCTTGAGGAGACGATGCCGTTCCGCACACGCGCGTTGCTGGAGCGTCGGGCGGCCCAGGACGGGGCGGCACAGGGCTGA
- a CDS encoding RidA family protein yields the protein MSSKEIVFTENAPAPAHTFSQGVKKGGLFQVSGQGPMDPETNQYIGDGDVRVQTRRTLENVKAILEAGGSSVEDVVMFRVYLTTRDDFSAMNEVYGEFIQENVPSGQLPSRTTVFVDLPHEVMLVEIDALAVTA from the coding sequence ATGAGCTCCAAGGAAATCGTCTTCACCGAGAACGCTCCGGCACCGGCCCACACCTTCTCCCAGGGGGTGAAGAAGGGCGGCCTGTTCCAGGTGTCCGGCCAGGGTCCGATGGATCCCGAGACCAACCAGTACATCGGCGACGGCGACGTCCGCGTCCAGACCCGCCGCACCCTGGAGAACGTCAAGGCCATCCTCGAAGCCGGCGGCTCCTCCGTGGAAGACGTCGTGATGTTCCGCGTGTACCTGACCACCCGCGACGACTTCTCCGCCATGAACGAGGTCTACGGCGAGTTCATCCAGGAGAACGTCCCGAGCGGCCAGCTCCCCAGCCGCACCACGGTGTTCGTGGACCTGCCCCACGAGGTCATGCTCGTCGAGATCGACGCTCTCGCCGTCACCGCCTGA
- a CDS encoding IclR family transcriptional regulator gives MSQSLVRALDLLSALAAGPATLDELASTADVHKTTVMRLLHSLEDRRFVVRDAQQRYRLGSKLFELSSLALEQRDIRSSAHPYLARLNEATGHTVHLAAPEGRDIVYIDKLESRHPVRMYSRIGLTAALHAAAVSKVIFADLPLEQRKALADSLEYRRYTDNTIAGPEAFLRELEQVADQGWALDGEEFEEFVHCVAAPIRDAGGRVVAAVSCSVPTVMLDREGLLGLLPALRECTDAVSAELGYTKR, from the coding sequence ATGAGCCAGAGTCTGGTGCGCGCCCTGGATCTGCTGTCGGCGCTGGCCGCCGGCCCCGCCACCCTCGACGAGCTCGCGTCCACCGCCGACGTCCACAAGACCACCGTGATGCGACTGCTGCACAGTCTGGAGGACCGGAGGTTCGTGGTCCGGGACGCCCAGCAGCGCTACCGTCTCGGCTCGAAGCTGTTCGAACTCTCCAGCCTGGCGCTGGAGCAGCGGGACATCCGCAGCTCCGCCCACCCCTATCTGGCGCGGCTCAACGAGGCCACGGGGCACACGGTGCACCTCGCCGCCCCGGAGGGCCGGGACATCGTCTACATCGACAAGCTGGAGTCCCGGCATCCGGTGCGCATGTACTCGCGGATCGGCCTGACCGCCGCCCTGCACGCCGCCGCGGTGTCCAAGGTGATCTTCGCGGACCTGCCCCTCGAGCAGCGGAAGGCCCTGGCCGACAGCCTCGAGTACCGCCGGTACACGGACAACACCATCGCCGGCCCGGAGGCCTTCCTGCGCGAGCTGGAGCAGGTCGCCGACCAGGGCTGGGCGCTCGACGGCGAAGAGTTCGAGGAGTTCGTGCACTGCGTCGCCGCGCCCATCCGGGATGCCGGCGGCCGGGTGGTCGCGGCCGTCTCCTGCTCTGTTCCCACCGTCATGCTCGACCGCGAAGGCCTCCTGGGCCTGCTGCCTGCGCTCCGGGAATGCACCGACGCCGTGTCGGCCGAGCTCGGCTACACGAAGCGGTGA
- a CDS encoding sugar kinase, which yields MPRAICLGETMAMLTPGGNGNLETADTLHLGVGGAESNVALGLAAMGLDTAWISRVGDDGFGRRILRELERHRVRTDGVQLDPERRTGLYVKVPGDAGTGSAMLYYRSGSAASAMDPALLEDPAVADLLDGADLIHLSGITAALGDSCRDLLLALLSRPRDRQLISFDVNWRPALWEGRDSSVVRRLANLADIVLMGKDEALLAFGTQDERELRALLPDPGVLVLKNEAISAIALGHDGERWEVPALHVEVVEPVGAGDSFAAGYLSGVVSGLEQPLSLRRGHVAAACTLTVHGDRGPLPDDEDLDRILRCPEREWEAITVAHGRFLVGQS from the coding sequence ATGCCACGAGCCATCTGCCTGGGAGAGACCATGGCGATGCTGACCCCGGGCGGCAACGGGAATCTGGAGACCGCGGACACGCTGCATCTCGGGGTGGGCGGTGCGGAGTCGAACGTGGCCCTGGGCCTCGCGGCGATGGGGCTGGACACGGCCTGGATCAGCCGAGTCGGCGACGACGGCTTCGGGCGGCGCATCCTGCGCGAACTCGAGCGGCATCGCGTGCGGACCGACGGTGTACAGCTCGACCCCGAACGTCGCACGGGCCTCTACGTCAAGGTTCCCGGCGACGCCGGCACCGGCTCCGCGATGCTCTACTACCGCAGCGGTTCCGCGGCCTCGGCGATGGATCCGGCCCTGCTGGAGGACCCCGCCGTCGCGGACCTGCTCGACGGCGCCGATCTCATTCACCTGAGCGGCATCACCGCCGCCCTCGGCGACTCGTGCCGCGACCTGCTCCTGGCCCTCCTCTCCCGGCCCCGCGACCGGCAGCTGATCAGCTTCGACGTCAACTGGCGGCCCGCACTCTGGGAGGGCAGGGATTCGTCGGTCGTCCGCCGGCTCGCCAATCTGGCCGACATCGTCCTCATGGGCAAGGACGAGGCGCTTCTCGCTTTCGGCACCCAGGACGAACGGGAACTCCGTGCCCTGCTGCCCGATCCGGGCGTGCTGGTCCTCAAGAACGAGGCGATCAGCGCCATCGCCCTGGGGCACGACGGCGAACGCTGGGAAGTCCCTGCGCTCCACGTCGAAGTGGTGGAGCCGGTGGGGGCCGGAGACTCCTTCGCCGCCGGCTACCTGAGCGGCGTGGTGTCCGGACTGGAGCAGCCGCTCAGCCTGCGCCGCGGCCACGTCGCCGCCGCGTGCACCCTCACGGTCCACGGCGACAGGGGGCCTCTCCCGGACGACGAGGATCTCGACCGCATCCTGCGCTGCCCCGAGCGCGAGTGGGAGGCCATCACCGTGGCTCACGGCCGGTTCCTGGTGGGACAGTCATGA
- a CDS encoding alanine racemase, producing MSQTMYDPDRVRSVGEEILDFRHKAVPAALQGLRLADFGGLGLGRLQTPLLTLDRDALDVNARLLADWCEERGILLAPHGKTTMSPELWARQMDLGAWGITLANAAQLRVARHFGFTRLMLANSLTDPQAIRWAAEQASDGARIVSWVDSPDTVALLDRELTGDSPARDGILDVIVERGGHGGRTGVRSHEEALAIARAVHASPRLRLVGVGGYEGALAHTADDAGLAAVRGYLADVVALHGALLAEGLYDADELLVTAGGSAYFDDVVDVLGPVRTSRGAGTPRVDVVIRSGAYIVHDDGFYRGISPFSRQDPDGPASFRSAMHAWVRVVSQPEPGLAILEGGKRDLPFDEGLPVPQFLSPGLGEPGIPLVGAEIAAVNDQHAFLRFPEPVDVKPGDVIRLGLSHPCTALDKWTVIPVLDSTRDTDAPTVVGAVRTFF from the coding sequence GTGAGCCAGACCATGTACGACCCGGACCGGGTCCGGAGCGTGGGGGAGGAGATCCTCGACTTCCGGCACAAGGCCGTGCCGGCGGCCCTGCAGGGTCTCCGGCTCGCGGACTTCGGAGGTCTTGGGCTCGGCCGCCTTCAGACCCCGCTGCTCACCCTTGACCGCGACGCCCTCGACGTCAACGCCCGACTGCTCGCGGACTGGTGCGAGGAACGCGGCATCCTGCTTGCCCCGCACGGGAAGACCACCATGTCGCCCGAACTGTGGGCGCGGCAGATGGACCTGGGCGCCTGGGGCATCACCCTCGCCAACGCCGCCCAGCTCCGGGTGGCCCGCCACTTCGGATTCACCCGTCTCATGCTCGCCAACAGCCTCACGGACCCGCAGGCGATCCGGTGGGCCGCGGAGCAGGCCTCCGACGGCGCGCGGATCGTCTCCTGGGTGGATTCGCCGGACACCGTCGCCCTGCTCGACCGCGAACTGACCGGGGACAGCCCGGCCCGGGACGGAATCCTGGATGTCATCGTCGAGCGCGGTGGCCACGGCGGGCGGACGGGGGTCCGCAGCCATGAGGAGGCACTGGCCATCGCCCGCGCGGTGCACGCGTCCCCGCGGCTCCGGCTGGTCGGCGTGGGCGGCTACGAAGGCGCCCTCGCCCATACGGCGGACGACGCCGGCCTGGCCGCCGTGCGCGGCTACCTCGCCGACGTCGTCGCGCTCCACGGAGCGCTGCTCGCCGAAGGGCTCTACGACGCGGACGAGCTGCTGGTCACCGCGGGAGGCAGCGCCTACTTCGACGATGTCGTGGATGTCCTCGGCCCGGTCCGGACAAGTCGCGGAGCGGGCACGCCCCGCGTCGACGTGGTGATCCGCAGCGGCGCCTACATTGTCCACGACGACGGCTTCTACCGCGGCATCTCGCCGTTCTCCCGCCAGGATCCGGACGGCCCGGCATCGTTCCGCTCGGCCATGCACGCCTGGGTGCGCGTGGTGTCCCAGCCCGAGCCGGGCCTGGCGATCCTCGAAGGCGGCAAGCGCGATCTGCCCTTCGACGAGGGCCTGCCCGTCCCGCAGTTCCTGAGCCCCGGCCTCGGCGAGCCCGGCATTCCCCTGGTCGGCGCCGAGATCGCCGCCGTCAACGACCAGCACGCCTTCCTGCGGTTCCCCGAACCCGTGGACGTCAAGCCCGGCGACGTGATCCGGCTGGGCCTCTCCCACCCGTGCACGGCCCTGGACAAGTGGACCGTGATCCCCGTGCTCGATTCCACCCGGGACACCGACGCGCCCACCGTGGTCGGCGCCGTGCGGACCTTCTTCTAG
- a CDS encoding N-acyl-D-amino-acid deacylase family protein has protein sequence MPAQNSAPRNTGTQILFTNVTLVDGTGDPRRAADVLIEGEVIARIAGPGELREHADPGCEIIEGDGLVLSPGFIDMHAHSDLQLLVTPDHYAKLSQGVTTELLGQDGLSYAPVDDPTLAGVRQKIAGWNDNPEDFDWDWRSVREYLDRLDRPDADGGRIATNAAYLVPQGTVRALVMGFDEGEATPDDVERMREVVRIAMEEGALGMSSGLTYTPGMYATTEELGALCRTVGELGGFYAPHHRSYGKGALAAYAEMIGLSRDTGCALHLSHATMNFAENKGRAGELLALIDEALDDGVDITLDTYPYLPGATTLSAILPSWASAGGTDATLDRLRDPETRARIRENVEIYGSDGCHGVVAEWDTLEISGVQNQALAGYVGRTIEQIAQEEEREPFDVFAGILLEDRCGTGILQHVGHEENVRAIMVHRTHTGGSDGLLVGGKPHPRAWGTFPRYLGRYCRELGLLSLEETVHHLSGRPAARLRLDRRGLVREGYAADLVLFDPETVRDTATFEQPRQAADGIHYVLVNGTAAIAGGRPTGARAGRALRRTPEGTAAQR, from the coding sequence ATGCCTGCACAGAACAGCGCTCCCCGGAACACCGGCACCCAGATCCTCTTCACGAACGTCACCCTCGTGGACGGCACCGGCGATCCTCGGCGGGCCGCGGACGTCCTGATCGAAGGCGAGGTGATCGCCCGCATCGCCGGTCCCGGCGAGCTGCGGGAGCACGCGGATCCCGGCTGCGAGATCATCGAGGGCGACGGGCTGGTCCTGAGTCCCGGGTTCATCGACATGCACGCCCATTCGGATCTGCAACTGCTGGTCACGCCGGACCATTACGCCAAGCTCAGCCAGGGTGTCACCACGGAACTGCTGGGTCAGGACGGTCTGTCCTACGCCCCGGTGGATGACCCGACCCTCGCCGGGGTCCGCCAGAAGATCGCCGGATGGAACGACAATCCCGAGGACTTCGACTGGGACTGGCGGTCCGTGCGCGAGTACCTGGACCGGCTGGACCGTCCGGACGCCGACGGCGGCCGGATCGCCACGAACGCCGCATACCTCGTGCCCCAGGGCACCGTCCGGGCGCTCGTCATGGGCTTCGACGAGGGCGAGGCGACCCCGGACGACGTCGAGCGCATGCGCGAGGTGGTCAGGATCGCGATGGAGGAGGGCGCCCTCGGGATGTCCTCCGGTCTGACGTACACGCCCGGCATGTACGCGACCACCGAGGAACTCGGCGCTCTGTGCCGCACGGTGGGGGAGCTGGGTGGTTTCTACGCCCCGCACCACCGCTCGTACGGCAAGGGCGCGCTCGCCGCGTACGCCGAGATGATCGGCCTCAGCCGGGATACCGGCTGTGCGCTGCACCTCTCCCACGCCACCATGAACTTCGCGGAGAACAAGGGCAGGGCGGGTGAACTCCTCGCCCTGATCGATGAGGCGCTCGACGACGGCGTCGATATCACCCTCGACACGTACCCGTACCTCCCCGGCGCCACGACGCTGTCCGCGATCCTGCCGAGCTGGGCCTCCGCGGGCGGCACGGACGCGACGCTGGACCGGCTGCGCGATCCGGAGACCCGGGCGAGGATCCGCGAGAACGTGGAGATCTACGGATCCGACGGCTGCCACGGTGTCGTCGCCGAATGGGACACGCTGGAGATCAGCGGCGTGCAGAACCAGGCGCTGGCCGGGTACGTGGGCCGCACCATCGAACAGATCGCGCAGGAGGAAGAGCGCGAGCCGTTTGATGTCTTCGCCGGGATCCTGCTCGAGGACCGCTGTGGCACGGGCATCCTCCAGCACGTCGGTCACGAGGAGAACGTCCGCGCCATCATGGTGCACCGCACTCACACGGGCGGCAGCGATGGTCTCCTGGTGGGCGGCAAGCCCCATCCTCGGGCGTGGGGCACGTTCCCCCGCTACCTCGGGCGCTACTGCCGGGAGCTCGGGCTGCTCAGCCTTGAGGAGACCGTGCACCATCTGAGCGGGCGTCCCGCCGCGCGGCTCCGGCTGGACCGCCGGGGCCTGGTGCGCGAGGGCTACGCCGCGGATCTGGTGCTCTTCGACCCGGAGACCGTCCGGGACACCGCCACCTTCGAGCAGCCGCGTCAGGCCGCCGACGGCATCCACTACGTCCTCGTCAACGGCACGGCGGCCATCGCCGGCGGCCGGCCCACCGGAGCCCGCGCGGGCCGCGCGCTCCGCCGAACCCCGGAAGGAACAGCAGCACAGCGATGA
- a CDS encoding bifunctional 4-hydroxy-2-oxoglutarate aldolase/2-dehydro-3-deoxy-phosphogluconate aldolase, protein MNNSELERILAEDRTLAVVRAKAIPDAARLAEALAKGGIRTLELTFTTPDVTRHLRRAAETAGDHGAVVGVGTVMTAAQAREAIDAGAQFLVTPGLRPDVAAVAREAGVPISLGAMTPTEVAAALDLGSEIVKIFPARQLGPQYLKDLQGPFPGIKLLPSGGVDAGNARGYLDAGALAVCCGTSVVPPAAVDAGDWDDITARAKAFVQAL, encoded by the coding sequence ATGAACAACTCGGAGCTCGAACGGATTCTCGCGGAGGACCGCACCCTGGCCGTGGTCCGTGCCAAGGCCATCCCGGACGCCGCGCGCCTCGCGGAGGCCCTGGCCAAGGGCGGGATCCGCACCCTGGAACTGACCTTCACCACCCCGGACGTCACCCGGCACCTCCGCCGGGCCGCCGAGACCGCGGGTGACCACGGCGCCGTCGTGGGTGTGGGCACCGTGATGACCGCAGCGCAGGCGCGCGAGGCCATCGACGCCGGCGCTCAGTTCCTCGTCACACCGGGCCTGCGTCCGGACGTGGCCGCCGTCGCGCGGGAGGCCGGGGTGCCCATCAGCCTGGGCGCCATGACCCCCACCGAAGTGGCCGCGGCCCTGGACCTCGGCTCGGAGATCGTGAAGATCTTCCCGGCCCGCCAGCTCGGACCGCAGTACCTGAAGGATCTGCAAGGACCGTTCCCGGGGATCAAGCTCCTGCCGTCCGGCGGCGTGGACGCCGGGAACGCCCGCGGGTACCTCGACGCCGGCGCGCTGGCCGTCTGCTGCGGCACCTCCGTGGTGCCGCCCGCCGCCGTCGACGCCGGGGACTGGGACGACATCACCGCGCGTGCCAAGGCCTTCGTGCAGGCCCTTTGA
- a CDS encoding GntP family permease: MDGFLSWLRHDTAGLLLLAGVGIALLLFLIIKVKVEPFIALVGTGVLVALVGGVTVEQLVGSPIKSSDALIEKGFAGILGHITLIIGLGTVLGAILERSGGAEVLLGRLVKVFGEKGTPLAMGITGFVLGIPVFFDIGIFVLAPLVYVAAVRGGKSLALYALPLLAGLSVTHAFLPPHPGPVAAAGLFHVELGWIIIMGLACGIPAWFVSGMLWGTWIGKRVMVNVPEDRIVPESEEAKGREPHIGVVALTIGLPMILILGATFGNVFLPAGGFRDVLIFFGNPAIALTVAVLLAMWLLGIRNGMTSKDLSELSSSSLRPVGMILLVVGSGAFFGAVLAATGVGKAVATSLSEAGLPLIVSAYVIACGMRIAQGSATVAIVTTGGILAPALTSGQYSQPQLALLVMAISSGSIIASHVNDGGFWIISKYFNMSVKDTLKTWTVLETVLSVVGFGMASLLWVFVS; this comes from the coding sequence ATGGATGGATTCCTGTCGTGGCTGCGCCACGACACAGCAGGCTTGCTCCTGCTGGCAGGCGTGGGCATCGCCCTCCTGCTTTTCCTCATCATCAAGGTGAAGGTCGAACCCTTCATCGCCCTCGTCGGCACCGGCGTGCTCGTGGCCCTCGTGGGCGGAGTGACGGTCGAGCAATTGGTGGGCTCACCCATCAAGAGCAGCGACGCCCTCATTGAAAAGGGCTTCGCCGGGATCCTCGGTCACATCACCCTGATCATCGGCCTGGGCACGGTCCTGGGCGCCATCCTGGAACGCTCCGGCGGTGCGGAAGTGCTGCTCGGCCGGCTCGTGAAGGTGTTCGGCGAGAAGGGCACCCCGCTCGCCATGGGCATCACGGGCTTCGTGCTCGGCATCCCGGTGTTCTTCGACATCGGCATCTTCGTCCTGGCGCCGCTCGTCTACGTGGCGGCGGTCCGCGGCGGCAAGTCGCTGGCGCTCTACGCGCTGCCGCTCCTGGCCGGCCTCTCCGTGACGCACGCGTTCCTGCCGCCCCACCCGGGACCCGTGGCCGCGGCCGGCCTCTTCCACGTGGAGCTCGGCTGGATCATCATCATGGGCCTCGCCTGCGGCATCCCCGCCTGGTTCGTCTCCGGCATGCTCTGGGGCACCTGGATCGGCAAGCGGGTCATGGTGAACGTCCCTGAGGACCGGATCGTCCCCGAATCCGAGGAGGCCAAGGGACGCGAGCCGCACATCGGCGTCGTCGCCCTGACCATCGGCCTGCCCATGATCCTGATCCTGGGCGCGACCTTCGGCAACGTGTTCCTCCCGGCGGGAGGCTTCCGGGACGTGCTGATCTTCTTCGGCAACCCGGCCATCGCGCTCACGGTCGCCGTGCTGCTGGCCATGTGGCTCCTGGGCATCCGCAACGGCATGACGTCCAAGGACCTGTCCGAGCTCAGCTCCTCCTCGCTGCGCCCGGTGGGCATGATCCTGCTGGTCGTCGGTTCGGGCGCGTTCTTCGGCGCGGTGCTCGCGGCGACCGGCGTGGGCAAGGCCGTCGCCACCTCGCTGTCCGAGGCGGGTCTGCCCCTCATCGTGTCCGCCTACGTGATCGCCTGTGGCATGCGCATCGCCCAGGGCTCCGCGACCGTGGCGATCGTGACCACGGGCGGCATCCTCGCCCCGGCGCTGACCTCCGGCCAGTACTCGCAGCCGCAGCTGGCCCTGCTGGTCATGGCCATCTCGTCCGGTTCCATCATCGCCAGCCACGTCAACGACGGCGGGTTCTGGATCATCTCCAAGTACTTCAACATGTCCGTCAAGGACACGCTGAAGACCTGGACCGTGCTGGAGACCGTGCTCTCGGTGGTCGGCTTCGGCATGGCGAGCCTCCTGTGGGTGTTCGTCTCCTGA